In one Corallococcus sp. EGB genomic region, the following are encoded:
- a CDS encoding DMT family transporter, producing MIAVVVVWGTNYTLVKDALEGMPARAFMSLRFGLAALAMGLVLLAVEGHKPMPWKTLLRLTALGFVGNTLYQLCFIEGLSRTTAANSGMLTAVSPVVTAALGAALGIERLRRPVVAGLSLAVVGTLLVVGARGPNLGAATWMGDALIVGSSLCWSIYTVGTRAVGDGVSALRVTAITMLTGAPGVVLAGASQVIEMDTSRVSAAGWVALVYSALVPLVLAYFVWFRSVQQVGTNRTTLYGTGIPVVAALTAWAVRGERPTLLQMLGAALILTGVLLSRRKDGAITKA from the coding sequence ATGATCGCCGTCGTGGTCGTCTGGGGGACGAACTACACCCTCGTGAAGGACGCGCTGGAGGGCATGCCGGCGCGGGCCTTCATGTCGCTGCGCTTCGGGCTCGCGGCGCTCGCGATGGGGCTCGTGCTGCTCGCGGTGGAGGGCCACAAGCCGATGCCGTGGAAGACGCTCCTGCGGCTGACCGCGCTGGGGTTCGTGGGCAACACGCTGTACCAGCTGTGCTTCATCGAGGGGCTGTCGAGGACCACGGCGGCCAACAGCGGCATGCTCACGGCGGTGAGCCCGGTGGTGACGGCGGCGCTGGGCGCGGCGCTGGGCATCGAACGGCTGCGGCGGCCCGTCGTCGCGGGGCTCTCCCTCGCGGTGGTGGGCACGCTGCTCGTCGTCGGAGCCCGAGGCCCCAACCTGGGCGCGGCGACGTGGATGGGCGACGCGCTGATTGTCGGCAGCTCGCTGTGCTGGTCCATCTACACGGTGGGCACGCGCGCCGTGGGCGACGGCGTGTCCGCGCTGCGCGTCACCGCCATCACCATGCTCACGGGAGCCCCGGGCGTCGTGCTGGCCGGCGCCTCCCAGGTCATCGAGATGGACACGTCGCGCGTGAGCGCCGCGGGCTGGGTGGCGCTCGTGTATTCGGCGCTGGTGCCGCTGGTGCTCGCGTACTTCGTGTGGTTCCGCAGCGTGCAGCAGGTGGGCACCAACCGCACGACGCTCTACGGCACCGGCATCCCCGTGGTCGCCGCCCTCACCGCCTGGGCCGTCCGCGGCGAGCGCCCCACCCTGCTCCAGATGCTCGGCGCGGCGCTCATCCTCACGGGGGTGTTGCTCAGCCGCCGCAAGGACGGCGCCATCACCAAGGCCTGA
- a CDS encoding pseudouridine-5'-phosphate glycosidase has translation MDFRYSDEVRRAKDSGQPLVALETSVVAQGLPYPDNLAAARACEEAIRRAGAVPAPIALVDGEVWIGLEDAALRRLAEGKEKLLKVGSRDLAVAVATRASGGTTVSATCELAAAAGIRVFSTGGIGGVHRGASEHWDISQDIAALSRYPVAVVCAGAKSVLDLPKTMELLETAGVPVIGVGTNELPSFYSRESGLSLEHRADDAETAARIAHARFETLGQGGVLYTVPPPAEAALPRNDVELHIASALADAERQGVRGKAVTPFLLGEMARRTGGKSLKTNLALLENNARFAGALAVAYARLAKR, from the coding sequence ATGGACTTCCGCTATTCGGACGAGGTGCGGCGCGCGAAGGACTCCGGGCAGCCGCTGGTGGCGCTGGAGACGAGCGTCGTCGCGCAGGGCCTGCCGTATCCCGACAACCTGGCCGCGGCTCGCGCGTGCGAGGAGGCCATCCGCCGCGCTGGCGCCGTGCCCGCGCCCATCGCGCTGGTGGACGGCGAGGTGTGGATCGGCCTGGAGGACGCCGCGCTGCGCCGGCTGGCCGAGGGCAAGGAGAAGCTCCTCAAGGTGGGCTCGCGCGACCTAGCCGTGGCGGTGGCCACCCGCGCCAGCGGCGGCACCACGGTGAGCGCCACGTGCGAGCTGGCCGCGGCGGCCGGCATCCGCGTCTTCTCCACCGGCGGCATCGGCGGCGTGCACCGCGGGGCTTCCGAGCACTGGGACATCTCGCAGGACATCGCGGCGCTGTCGCGCTACCCCGTCGCCGTGGTGTGCGCGGGCGCCAAGTCCGTGTTGGACCTGCCCAAGACGATGGAGCTCCTGGAGACCGCGGGCGTGCCCGTCATCGGCGTGGGCACGAACGAGCTGCCGTCCTTCTACAGCCGCGAGTCCGGCCTCTCTCTGGAGCATCGCGCGGACGACGCGGAGACCGCCGCGCGCATCGCCCACGCGCGCTTCGAGACGCTGGGGCAGGGCGGGGTGCTCTACACCGTGCCGCCGCCGGCGGAGGCCGCGCTGCCCCGCAACGACGTGGAGCTGCACATCGCGTCCGCGCTGGCGGACGCGGAGCGGCAGGGCGTGCGCGGCAAGGCCGTGACGCCGTTCCTCCTGGGCGAGATGGCCCGGCGCACCGGCGGCAAGAGCCTCAAGACGAACCTGGCGCTCCTGGAGAACAACGCGCGCTTCGCGGGGGCGCTGGCCGTGGCCTACGCCCGCCTCGCGAAGCGCTGA
- a CDS encoding GAF domain-containing protein produces the protein MAEVTLDLRGQPKTEAYAELKAHALAILEGVDDDICAMATMSCLLHNAFGHLWTGFYRVVTPGKLLRVGPYQGTLGCLEIAFGKGVCGTSAARGETVVVPDVHAFPGHITCDGRSASEIVVPVYGRNRELLAVLDIDSEHKNTFDEVDRAALEDLMSWFQRRAA, from the coding sequence ATGGCCGAAGTCACCCTGGATCTGCGCGGTCAGCCCAAGACCGAGGCATACGCCGAGCTGAAGGCGCACGCGCTCGCCATCCTCGAGGGCGTGGATGATGACATCTGCGCGATGGCGACGATGAGCTGCCTGCTGCACAACGCCTTCGGCCACCTGTGGACGGGCTTCTACCGGGTGGTGACGCCCGGGAAGCTGCTGCGCGTGGGCCCCTACCAGGGGACGCTCGGGTGCCTGGAGATCGCCTTCGGCAAGGGCGTGTGCGGCACGTCCGCAGCCAGGGGCGAGACGGTGGTGGTGCCGGACGTGCACGCGTTCCCGGGCCACATCACCTGCGACGGGCGCTCCGCGTCGGAGATCGTCGTGCCGGTGTACGGGCGCAACCGCGAGCTCCTCGCGGTGCTCGACATCGACTCCGAGCACAAGAACACCTTCGACGAAGTGGACCGCGCGGCGCTGGAGGACCTGATGTCCTGGTTCCAGCGCCGCGCGGCCTGA
- a CDS encoding NAD-dependent deacylase codes for MEPLVLDSKTRLLVLTGAGVSAESGVPTFRGMNGLWENHPVEAVASPQGFEANPALVWRFYSQRRSGAADVKPNPGHDALVRWEEHLGDRFLLATQNVDGLHTKAGSQRVVDMHGNLFRTKCADCRREPFADTTVHASGTVPRCDSCGGRLRPDIVWFGEMLDPDHLARIGEFITRKDGTRLVFLAAGTSGAVWPAAGIVDEVRSVRGDTWLVNYESAANTERFHHFVQGMSGQVLPTLAKLA; via the coding sequence GTGGAACCGCTCGTCCTGGATTCGAAAACCCGCCTGCTCGTGCTCACCGGTGCCGGAGTCTCCGCGGAGAGCGGAGTGCCCACGTTCCGGGGGATGAACGGCCTGTGGGAGAACCACCCCGTGGAGGCCGTGGCGTCGCCGCAGGGCTTCGAGGCGAACCCCGCGCTCGTCTGGCGCTTCTACTCGCAGCGTCGCTCGGGGGCGGCGGACGTGAAGCCCAACCCGGGCCACGACGCGCTGGTCCGCTGGGAGGAGCACCTGGGCGACCGCTTCCTGTTGGCCACGCAGAACGTGGACGGCCTGCACACGAAGGCAGGCAGCCAGCGCGTGGTGGACATGCACGGCAACCTCTTCCGCACGAAGTGCGCGGACTGCCGGCGTGAGCCCTTCGCCGACACCACGGTGCACGCGTCGGGCACGGTGCCCCGGTGCGACAGCTGCGGAGGCCGGCTGCGGCCGGACATCGTCTGGTTCGGGGAGATGCTGGACCCGGACCACCTGGCGCGCATTGGCGAGTTCATCACGCGCAAGGACGGCACGCGGCTGGTGTTCCTGGCCGCGGGCACGTCTGGCGCGGTGTGGCCGGCGGCGGGCATCGTGGACGAGGTGCGCTCCGTGCGCGGGGACACGTGGCTCGTGAACTACGAGTCCGCCGCGAACACGGAGCGCTTCCACCACTTCGTCCAGGGCATGAGCGGGCAGGTGCTGCCCACCCTGGCGAAGCTCGCCTGA
- a CDS encoding two-component regulator propeller domain-containing protein: MTPAPDAGTGETPDAGPWPTAAVLDYTRTFGVDKPQSVGLDEGLNLWLLDGRRIGVLRPGDTQPTWTANVGQAAEPFSRDSLATGSTVICGGEAGRAYVGYAADEMKRSEGIDQRTYIPWKGEAGYSAERFAEYRKGDLDAVRLQPDGSVKLEEHLWRTTGAANAGRQAGIHNTNDFHYEEDRTVLNCARVTRGRDRGDLYITTNHGATRIQGLTYNSHRHPGWYLFEDGSEWGSLQCPYMYGLGIGLNGDVLVANEQMVGVLVPSPNLEEWDREQTWDGPTPWTFKSYNQVLNGQATDDYWRAFEQVRSGRYYLGSEQYGVWALTPKSRSTGDWSKLAGLPSNRILSLKATDDGALYIGTDGAGLWRLEADGTTLAPVREVSGQRVLQMVYEPTVTPSMLLVLTNQGLTVLRGP; encoded by the coding sequence ATGACGCCAGCGCCCGATGCAGGCACCGGCGAAACACCCGACGCGGGGCCCTGGCCCACGGCCGCGGTGCTCGACTACACGCGCACCTTCGGTGTCGACAAACCCCAGAGCGTCGGGCTCGATGAAGGGCTCAACCTCTGGCTCCTCGACGGCCGCCGCATCGGCGTGCTGCGCCCGGGCGACACCCAGCCCACGTGGACCGCCAACGTCGGGCAGGCGGCCGAACCGTTCAGCCGCGATTCGCTCGCGACCGGCTCCACCGTCATCTGCGGCGGCGAGGCCGGACGCGCCTACGTGGGCTACGCCGCCGACGAGATGAAGCGCTCGGAGGGCATCGACCAACGCACGTACATCCCCTGGAAGGGCGAGGCAGGCTACTCCGCCGAGCGCTTCGCCGAGTACCGCAAGGGCGACCTCGACGCGGTCCGCCTCCAGCCCGACGGCAGCGTCAAACTCGAGGAGCACCTCTGGCGCACCACCGGCGCGGCGAACGCGGGCCGCCAGGCGGGCATCCACAACACCAATGACTTCCACTACGAGGAGGACCGCACCGTCCTCAACTGCGCCCGCGTGACGCGCGGCCGCGACCGCGGCGACCTCTACATCACCACCAACCACGGCGCGACGCGCATCCAGGGGCTCACCTACAACAGCCACCGCCACCCGGGCTGGTACCTCTTCGAAGACGGCTCGGAGTGGGGCTCGCTCCAGTGCCCATACATGTACGGCCTGGGCATCGGGCTGAACGGCGACGTCCTCGTCGCCAATGAGCAGATGGTCGGCGTGCTCGTCCCCAGCCCCAATCTGGAGGAGTGGGACCGCGAGCAGACCTGGGATGGCCCCACGCCCTGGACCTTCAAGAGCTACAACCAGGTGCTCAACGGCCAGGCCACCGACGACTACTGGCGCGCCTTCGAACAGGTCCGCTCGGGCCGCTACTACCTGGGCAGCGAGCAGTACGGCGTCTGGGCGCTGACGCCGAAGAGCCGCTCCACGGGCGACTGGTCGAAGCTCGCGGGCCTGCCGTCCAACCGCATCCTGTCACTCAAGGCGACGGATGACGGCGCGCTCTACATCGGCACCGACGGCGCGGGCCTCTGGCGGCTGGAGGCGGACGGCACCACGCTGGCCCCGGTCCGCGAGGTCTCCGGGCAGCGCGTGCTGCAGATGGTCTACGAGCCCACCGTGACGCCGAGCATGCTGCTCGTCCTCACCAACCAGGGGCTCACGGTCCTCCGCGGACCGTAA
- a CDS encoding poly(A) polymerase has protein sequence MSHERFTTSREVYHRIRWDSRLDAREFVIGYDAHRGAMQEMPLEAFVPDGEIPWHRVWYFKRGTLVVWDRKERIDLLGNAGPAEEPAQPPPVAVPGFTPLPAWKYDGRSGAWAQASSAPGPSLPAAATLTVVTFNVLFDLYDAELLATERRTPAALALLRETDADVIALQEVTPAFLRALLAEPWVRERYWLTDGPSAQTVTPYGQVLLSRVPLASVWQRAFSRDKRFITAELRLSGGTAWVATPHLTSNRDASGASARAVQVDALLEWARTLGSTNELDAPDLVVAGDFNFGDGAPEAESFARAGFVDVWSSLRPSEAGETFNPQLNALAALTTVSGRLARLDRVLVASPTGRFAPESVGLFAEAPLAGSPAPSGKPLFVSDHFGLRCVLRRESVSSAADGAARTSTTLVHHTALVLIPPEEVWGPIQALRKKHDAKFQRWMPHITLLYPFVPEEDFETAEAILVDALQGVAPFEVTLSAFGHFEHRANATAWLRPDAQPSGALAALHAKLVAALPECATSAHGGFTPHLSVGQLPLSTDIPRTLAEWQRSWRSLKFHVGELCLIRRKGDTPFEIIRRIPLAQPSRTAPEHEDTALHEVLTSIGATGSPEGHAARTAAVEQLRAHCERIGATLHPYGSYLLGTDGAGSDVDAVAIGPANLPRDDFARALLQELEPGTARYVADASIPLVKLSLGGVSFDLAYASRPEGVPPEEPLMRIEQHGSELDPAGLRAVLGWADTSSLMDAIARDSGRTERFRTLLRAVKAWARARGIYSHALGYLGGLSWTLLAAWTCTRATPEAMRSDVALLAHFFGTFASWPWPQPVTLTAETARYRPEGKRDLLPVIAPALPARNTARNVSRSTFRVLRDELLRARELVAHACAAGTASTWSALFLPLAANELPPVALRLSAEASSAEDREVVAGWILGHVTALVYRLEGDRRLFVRPLHPPQAGGPLLIGLEVREARDAAALSWHPSSPLFAAVEAFRASFQEWTHRPAGAVLQVEWVRGNDSARSATPAP, from the coding sequence GTGTCTCACGAACGCTTCACGACCAGCCGCGAGGTGTACCACCGCATCCGGTGGGACTCGCGGCTCGATGCCCGCGAGTTCGTCATCGGTTACGACGCGCACCGCGGCGCGATGCAGGAGATGCCCCTCGAGGCGTTTGTCCCCGACGGCGAGATCCCGTGGCACCGCGTCTGGTACTTCAAGCGCGGGACCCTGGTGGTGTGGGACCGCAAGGAACGCATCGACCTCCTCGGCAATGCCGGGCCCGCGGAGGAGCCCGCGCAACCTCCGCCTGTCGCGGTGCCGGGCTTCACACCCTTGCCCGCATGGAAATACGACGGGCGCTCGGGTGCGTGGGCCCAGGCCTCATCTGCGCCGGGCCCCTCGCTCCCCGCGGCGGCCACGCTGACAGTCGTCACCTTCAACGTCCTCTTCGACCTGTACGACGCGGAGTTGCTGGCGACCGAGCGCAGGACCCCGGCGGCGCTCGCGCTGCTCCGTGAGACGGACGCGGACGTCATCGCGCTCCAGGAGGTCACTCCAGCGTTCCTCCGGGCCCTGCTCGCCGAACCCTGGGTTCGCGAGCGCTACTGGCTGACGGACGGTCCCAGCGCGCAGACCGTGACTCCCTATGGTCAGGTGCTCCTGTCGCGCGTGCCGCTCGCATCCGTGTGGCAGCGCGCCTTCTCGCGGGACAAGCGGTTCATCACCGCGGAGCTTCGCCTCTCGGGCGGCACGGCATGGGTGGCCACGCCTCACCTGACGAGCAACCGGGACGCGTCTGGAGCCTCGGCGCGTGCGGTGCAGGTCGATGCGCTTCTTGAATGGGCCCGGACACTCGGTTCCACGAATGAGCTTGATGCTCCGGACCTGGTGGTGGCCGGTGACTTCAACTTCGGTGATGGTGCGCCGGAAGCGGAGTCCTTCGCGCGCGCGGGCTTCGTGGATGTCTGGTCCTCCCTGCGGCCTTCGGAAGCAGGGGAGACATTCAACCCCCAGTTGAACGCCCTGGCGGCGCTCACCACCGTTTCGGGACGGCTCGCGCGGTTGGACCGGGTGCTGGTGGCATCTCCCACAGGGCGCTTCGCTCCAGAGTCCGTGGGCCTCTTCGCGGAAGCCCCGCTCGCGGGATCGCCCGCGCCCTCGGGGAAGCCCCTCTTCGTCTCGGACCATTTCGGGCTGCGCTGTGTCCTGCGCCGGGAATCGGTTTCATCCGCTGCGGACGGCGCCGCGCGGACCTCCACGACGCTCGTCCATCACACGGCCCTGGTGCTGATTCCGCCGGAGGAAGTCTGGGGGCCCATCCAGGCGCTGCGCAAGAAGCACGACGCGAAGTTCCAGCGGTGGATGCCCCACATCACGCTGCTGTATCCCTTCGTTCCGGAAGAGGACTTCGAGACGGCAGAGGCCATCCTCGTGGATGCCCTCCAGGGCGTCGCACCCTTCGAGGTGACGCTCTCCGCGTTCGGCCACTTCGAGCACCGCGCCAACGCGACCGCGTGGCTCCGTCCCGATGCTCAGCCCTCCGGTGCGCTGGCGGCCTTGCACGCGAAGCTCGTGGCGGCCTTGCCCGAATGCGCCACCTCCGCTCATGGTGGCTTCACGCCCCACCTCTCCGTCGGGCAGCTCCCGCTCTCCACGGACATCCCCCGCACGCTCGCCGAGTGGCAGCGCTCCTGGCGGTCGCTGAAGTTCCACGTGGGCGAGCTGTGCCTCATCCGGAGGAAGGGCGATACACCCTTCGAGATCATCCGGCGCATCCCCCTGGCACAGCCATCACGGACAGCGCCGGAGCACGAGGACACGGCACTGCACGAAGTGCTGACGTCCATTGGCGCCACCGGGTCACCCGAGGGGCACGCCGCCCGGACCGCGGCGGTGGAGCAACTGCGCGCACACTGCGAACGGATCGGCGCCACGCTGCATCCGTATGGCTCGTATCTCCTGGGCACGGACGGCGCGGGCAGCGACGTGGACGCTGTCGCCATCGGACCGGCGAACCTGCCCCGTGACGACTTCGCGCGGGCGCTCCTCCAGGAACTGGAACCGGGCACGGCCCGCTACGTGGCGGACGCCTCCATCCCGCTGGTGAAGTTGTCCCTCGGGGGCGTGAGCTTCGACCTGGCCTACGCGAGCCGTCCCGAGGGCGTGCCTCCGGAAGAACCCCTGATGCGGATCGAGCAGCATGGTTCGGAGCTCGACCCCGCGGGCCTCCGCGCCGTGCTGGGGTGGGCCGACACGTCGAGCTTGATGGATGCCATTGCTCGCGACAGCGGACGGACCGAACGGTTCCGGACCCTGCTGCGCGCTGTGAAGGCCTGGGCCCGAGCCCGAGGCATCTACTCCCATGCGTTGGGTTATCTCGGTGGGTTGTCGTGGACGCTGCTCGCGGCTTGGACCTGCACCCGCGCGACCCCGGAGGCCATGCGGTCCGACGTGGCACTGCTCGCGCACTTCTTCGGAACCTTTGCTTCCTGGCCGTGGCCCCAGCCGGTGACGCTCACGGCCGAGACGGCGCGCTACCGGCCCGAAGGCAAGCGCGACCTCCTGCCCGTCATTGCTCCCGCGCTCCCGGCTCGAAACACCGCGCGCAATGTGTCGCGGTCCACGTTCCGCGTCCTCCGGGACGAACTGCTTCGCGCCCGCGAGCTCGTGGCTCACGCGTGTGCTGCGGGCACCGCCTCCACATGGTCCGCGCTCTTCCTGCCCCTCGCCGCCAACGAGCTCCCCCCGGTGGCGTTGCGCCTGTCCGCCGAGGCTTCCTCCGCCGAGGACCGGGAAGTCGTCGCGGGGTGGATCCTCGGGCACGTCACGGCCCTGGTGTATCGGCTGGAAGGAGACCGGCGTCTCTTCGTGCGTCCGCTCCATCCGCCACAGGCCGGAGGACCGCTGCTCATCGGGTTGGAGGTGCGCGAAGCACGGGACGCCGCGGCGTTGTCATGGCATCCCTCGAGTCCGCTGTTCGCGGCCGTGGAGGCGTTCCGCGCGTCCTTCCAGGAGTGGACGCACCGCCCCGCCGGCGCGGTGCTCCAGGTCGAGTGGGTGCGAGGCAATGACAGCGCACGGAGCGCTACGCCCGCTCCGTAG
- a CDS encoding DUF6068 family protein translates to MRPSLPFAALLGAALSFLPGCESTKSSGPTPSDTRAQDTASVQAAEGWARARVGDGVHYAFSATQGPEPRAGGAARTLQGQLTLEVVAVEQPWVWVRVAFSDERGGPLAQARLARELLIPVRSDTTRPLDVPYGGKATAEVASKAGRSWEAVRYVADQRSFDGPLRTRVYANTPGPLYLTRGLIEAATESAGFRVPGGVQLTLLEVREGAAEASAPAPALERPLGPGAYYERNVDVDPEHGVRRVCFTAERGYLLRAEAPVESNTVPCSDFSQAEPEPLEELLLGMPWEVLAAGDWPPAAAASGTKGTFSAEGHEVPALTELSQENVEGTERVFTQTYAADPWAPGLAGLPYEARFQPLANSTERVVTGGKRESEGGTRIVRWGSWLEGAK, encoded by the coding sequence ATGCGCCCTTCCCTTCCGTTCGCCGCGCTGTTGGGCGCGGCCCTGTCGTTCCTCCCCGGCTGCGAGAGCACGAAGTCGAGCGGCCCGACTCCTTCCGACACGCGGGCCCAGGACACCGCGTCCGTCCAGGCCGCTGAAGGCTGGGCGCGCGCACGCGTGGGTGATGGGGTCCACTACGCCTTCAGCGCGACGCAGGGGCCGGAGCCTCGCGCGGGTGGCGCCGCGCGCACGCTCCAGGGGCAGCTGACGCTGGAAGTGGTGGCCGTGGAGCAACCCTGGGTGTGGGTGCGCGTGGCCTTCAGCGATGAGCGCGGCGGGCCGCTGGCCCAGGCGCGGTTGGCTCGGGAGCTGCTCATCCCGGTGCGCTCGGACACGACGCGCCCGCTCGATGTGCCGTATGGAGGCAAGGCCACCGCCGAGGTTGCGTCCAAGGCGGGACGGAGCTGGGAGGCCGTGCGTTACGTCGCCGACCAGCGTTCCTTCGACGGCCCGCTGCGCACGCGCGTGTACGCCAACACGCCGGGCCCGCTGTATCTCACGCGCGGTCTGATTGAAGCGGCCACGGAGTCGGCCGGCTTCCGCGTTCCGGGAGGCGTGCAGCTGACGCTGCTGGAGGTCCGTGAGGGCGCGGCGGAGGCCAGCGCCCCGGCGCCCGCGCTGGAGCGGCCCCTGGGCCCGGGCGCGTACTACGAGCGCAACGTGGACGTGGACCCTGAGCACGGTGTGCGGCGCGTGTGCTTCACCGCGGAGCGCGGGTACCTCCTGCGCGCCGAGGCCCCTGTCGAGTCCAACACCGTCCCCTGCTCTGACTTCTCCCAGGCGGAGCCGGAGCCCCTGGAGGAGCTGCTGCTGGGGATGCCGTGGGAGGTGCTGGCCGCGGGAGACTGGCCGCCCGCCGCGGCGGCCTCTGGCACGAAGGGCACGTTCAGCGCGGAGGGCCATGAGGTGCCCGCGCTCACCGAGCTGAGCCAGGAGAACGTCGAGGGCACCGAGCGCGTCTTCACGCAGACCTACGCGGCCGACCCGTGGGCGCCAGGGCTCGCGGGTCTGCCCTACGAGGCGCGCTTCCAGCCGCTCGCCAACAGCACCGAGCGCGTGGTGACGGGCGGCAAGCGCGAGTCCGAGGGCGGCACGCGGATCGTGCGCTGGGGTTCGTGGCTCGAGGGCGCGAAGTAA